In Oncorhynchus masou masou isolate Uvic2021 chromosome 10, UVic_Omas_1.1, whole genome shotgun sequence, a single genomic region encodes these proteins:
- the frzb gene encoding secreted frizzled-related protein 3 yields the protein MIMFSHEFFVSFLAVTCLFGIPRASAAACEPIRIPLCKSMPWNMTKMPNHLHHSTQANAVLAIEQFEGLLGTQCSPDLLFFLCAMYAPICTIDFQHDPIKPCKSVCERAKCGCEPVMKRYNHTWPESLACEDLPVYDRGVCISPEAIVKAEGPDNPYYQDPSKCSPESTPDFPSDSHNVNCKGANNDRCKCKSVRLGLKTYLKSNYNYVIRARVKEIRSRNHDLSAIVEVKDILKSSLVNIPRDTVTLYYNSGCPCPPLTANDEYIIMGYENEERSRLLLIEGSIAQKWKDRMGRKVRRWDQSRGNSGRSNMRRSRH from the exons ATGATCATGTTTTCACACGAGTTCTTCGTCTCCTTCCTCGCGGTTACCTGTCTGTTTGGGATACCCAGAGCGTCCGCAGCGGCTTGCGAGCCCATCCGGATCCCACTGTGCAAGTCCATGCCCTGGAACATGACGAAAATGCCCAACCACCTCCACCACAGCACCCAGGCGAACGCAGTCTTAGCGATTGAGCAGTTTGAAGGGCTTCTTGGCACTCAGTGCAGTCCAGATTTACTGTTCTTTCTGTGCGCAATGTACGCTCCAATATGCACTATTGACTTCCAACACGACCCTATCAAGCCATGCAAGTCGGTGTGTGAACGGGCGAAGTGCGGCTGTGAACCGGTGATGAAGCGGTATAATCACACCTGGCCAGAGAGCTTGGCCTGCGAGGATCTGCCAGTCTATGACCGGGGAGTCTGTATCTCACCAGAGGCCATTGTCAAAGCAGAAGGACCAG ACAACCCCTATTATCAAGACCCCTCAAAATGCTCACCTG AATCAACTCCTGACTTTCCAAGTGACTCTCACAATGTGAACTGTAAAGGAGCCAACAATG ATCGATGCAAGTGCAAGTCGGTAAGACTGGGTCTCAAGACCTACCTAAAGAGTAATTACAACTATG TGATTCGTGCAAGGGTGAAGGAGATTAGAAGCAGAAATCATGATCTGAGTGCCATCGTGGAGGTCAAAGACATCCTGAAGTCTTCCTTAGTGAACATCCCTCGTGATACAGTCACACTGTACTACAACTCTGGctgtccctgtcctcctctcactGCCAACGACGAGTACATCATCATGGGGTACGAGAACGAGGAGAGATCCAG ACTTCTGCTCATCGAAGGCTCCATTGCACAGAAGTGGAAGGACCGTATGGGGAGGAAGGTGAGGCGTTGGGACCAGAGCCGGGGGAACTCGGGGAGAAGCAATATGCGGAGGAGCCGCCACTGA